The DNA window GAAAATGATGTAAGATAAGAGCTTCAGCAGGTCCCGGGAGTTCTTTACCATGTCCGCATTCAATACGGAAACCAAGGACCCTTTTGTACCAAGAAATAGCCTCCTCTATTTGTTCATTGTATCCCCCCTTCTGACCAGACTTTTCCTTGCATATTGTCAATGCTATTCTCCAAAAGAAAATGCAGATATGCAGTCAGCTTAAAAAAAGAGTAATTATTAATACTCCATTTTGGTATTCATGGATGGCTGCATTTTCAGATTTTCATATACTCAATTCCTATGTAATCCAATCGATACATTTTTCTTTACACTTAgtttttcataatttcatttgcCTAATCGGAGAACGGAAATGTACACTTCCTAAAGATAACATCAGCTGATAAGCCAATTTTTCAAGCATAATGGTGTAATACTTCTGTAAGAAAACAATTCAAGTCAGAGTAATAGAAAGTGAGAACACACCTTCAGACTGATGAGATATAATAGCAGCATATTCATCTTTTCTTTCCCTCTGATCTTTCACAAGTCCTTTCAATTCCTCTACTCTAGCTTTCATATCAGATAAAGATTCCATGATCGTCATCCTCTTTGCCTCTCTCCGAGTCTTCACTACAATTGtggaaacaaaaataaaagattagcACAGGCACTCAAACAAACTAGCAGATAAACATTTTTTCTTGTCGGCATTAACTAACATCATCCACAGCTAATGTGGTTAATAATTCAAAACCATCTGTTGGTTCTTCGACATGTTAGTGTATCATGAGACAAAATTGTTGCTTCCTtgaaatttgcataaaaacaaATACCCCTGTCTATCTGGGAAAAGGTACAAAAAACATATCGTTAAGTGGATCGGGTAATATTTGTTTCCAAATGCACAAACTAAATTTGTTGGCAGAATGTCACTTTTGAAGTTAATGCCTCACAAGATATCCTTTGACATGACATGGTTTTACACTAAGCTATATTGCAAGTTGACATCAGTGGCTGTGTAGATATTTGATTTGATGAAGAAACATTCCAACCCTATCAGCAAACTGGCTGGCTAAGAGACATTAGTCTACGTGATGAAGGTAAATTAAACGAAAAGAATATGCTTTATTCCCTGAACTCAGCAATTCAAACATGCAGTTTTAGCGTAGAAACTAACTCTACCTTAATCAATAACTATCTACGGAGCCTAGCCGGTCAACGACACAGTTCTTTGCATATTAGTTGCTCCAAAATCTGCTCTTGAACAACACTATAAACCTATCTATCACTAAGCCACTGCAAGATTGAATCTTTTCAGCATAAAATCCTattcaaaaatacaaatttattgAAAAAGTTAAAGAAAACTGAACATTTTCTACATCCAAAATCATAAATAGAGAAAATGAGCAATACCAGCAAGCGATTTCACAAGAGCATCCTCAGCTTCTCTCAGTTCCCCTTTTAGCTTTCCCAATTTCTCTGCCACAGCCAACAGAaccaccaaattcaacaataattcCAACTAAAAACTCCACAATAGCCCCAAATCACTGAATTCCATactcaaaatttgaaaatcattACTTGCTCGTTGCCCTAACCAAAGATAGAATCCTCTAAACCAAGATTGAAGACATAAATCAGCAAATTAAACCCTAAATCCGAttttttacacacacacacacacaaacatataGCAATTGCCTTGAAGCTGAATGGTGTTTTGGGCTCGGGACTTGGCTGAATCGAAAAGCTGGCGATAAGAGACGAGCGCAGTGTCGACTCTCCGCTGCTGAATTGGAATTTCGCGTTCACACACTAATCGCCCCTCCGCCATTTGTGTTAGCACAATGCTCTCCCCGGAGCTCTGCATCTTGACTGTCTGTAAATCGCTGGTGAGAGTGAGgctggagagagagagagagagactatATTAGCCCgccattttcttttgtttttgaaCATGGAAATCATTAAAGTGGTTTTTGAAGGATTTTTACATTTCCTTCTTCATTCTTCATTAAATATATACATAGATATAGTAATAATTTAATCAAGATTTGGTTACATAAGCAAAATCATATAATTTGGTTGAATTCTGATTTATTTATCACGTAATTTTTAATGATAaacttcaaaatttgaaaaatttgcATTAGGCTCCCGACGATATTTTTCAAGCAATATCTaagagaaaattaaatttataagttAATCGATAATCAATCCGTTTCGGTTCAATTGTATATTTAAATAGGTAACCAATTTAAACGAATCATTAGTCCTAGATATTTCCATATTGTTTGAGATGAGAATATGCAATAATTCAAATCAAAGTTTTGGATTTGTACAAATATGTGCACTTTATTTAATACAACTATGattatattgttattttatCTTACACTTATTTTGTGAAGTTTTGTATTCATATTATAAACTATTTTCATAATATTTCCCTTCTTTTTTCAAATTTGGAATATcgatttttaatgaatttttattGATTGAAATTATTAATCGGTCAAGTTTTGATCTCTCAACTAAAGTCGTCAATCGAAAACAGTTTGAAACCGAAACACGATTACCGCTTCTCTGAATTGCCTGCAGTACTACGCCGGCATACAGAGAGAGGGGATGGGTCTCAAAATCGGAGGGGAAGTGGAGAAGGTGAACGGGAAGGAGCTGACCTACGCCGAATTTGTCGAAAAATATCTCGACAGAAACCAGCCGATAATCCTAACCGGGCTCACCGATGATTGGCGGGCCTGCAGAGACTGGGTTTCCGGCGACGGCAAGCCCAATCTCCGGTTTTTCTCCGACCAATTCGGCAGCTCCAGAGTTCAGGTTACTCTCAGTATTGATGCTTTTCGGGAAATTGATTGATAACGCTTCTGATTGCTCGCCCTAATTTCTCCAGGTTGCGGATTGTGCTACGAGGGAATTCTCTGATCAAAAGAGGTTGGAAATGTCGGTTTCCGAATTCATCCAGCTTTGGATCAGTAGCTCGAGCTCTGATAATGGCGCCGCTGATGGAAAGCCGTTGCTGTATTTGAAGGATTGGCATTTTGTAAGGGTGTGTTTTTTTACTCAATATCGTTTTTTTGATTACTTGTTTGATCCTTCTCCGGTTACTGATAAAGGAAGATTTTTTTGAATGCTGGTGGTAAGTAAAAGTAGTTCTTAATCATTTCTAATGATGGTTGTATTTGTTTTAGTTAAGCATCCGTTTGCTTCATGATTGATATGATACATGATTGAGTACACTTTTTGTCGTTCCTATTGTAGTAAGCAGTTGATTCGCGGCCCCTTAATAACTAAAACAAATGGAAAAGGAGAAGTATAAGTTTTTCTTTTACTCTTCTTCCTTTTTCCAGGTCTAAGGGTAAGGCATCTATGCGTGGAATCTTCGATATTTTTCGCTCATGGTACTTATGCTTAAGTTTTCTAACTAATGTCATGGTGCTATTTCACTACATATAGAAATTTCCTCTTCTATCTTGCTAATTGGAAATTTGCAGGAGTACCCGGATTATGTTGCCTATAGCACACCTGTTTTTTTCCTCGATGATTGGCTGAATCTATATCTTGATAAACATCATATGCATGTTGATCCTGAGAGTTACCAAGAAAGGAATGAAGTGAATTGCTCTGACTATCGTTTCGTGTATATGGGAGCAAAAGGTTTGAGTTACTTATTTTTGTTTCTCAGGATTGTGATATCATCTATCTGTCTCCAAACTTCGCCATATGTCATATTGTCATGAGTTGGGGAAAAGGTGAAACTTTGTTTCAATTGCAGGTACATGGACTCCCCTTCATGCCGATGTGTTCAGATCATATAGTTGGTCAGCAAACGTATGCGGCAGGAAACAGTGGTATTTTCTGTCTCCGAGTCAACATCACCTTGTGTTCGACAGGTGAGGATGAACattgtttcatttttatatagtcGTGGAGCATCGTTTGCTTAAGAATAAAGCGCTCTCAGTCCAAATAATCCGTAATGATACTAAAATAATTAGCTAATGGCTATTTTCTCAAATATAttatcacttttttttattcagaTATATGAAGTCTTCTGTCTATAATATCTTTGAAGATGTTTGCAAATCAAAGTACCCCAAATTTGAAGAGGTAAGTTGTAAACCAATTTTCATTCTTACCACCCCTCTAGTGTTTTTCATGGCTGTCTTGTTAAattctttattttatgttttgttttccaGGCAGTCTGGTTGGAATGCACTCAGGAACGACATGAAATTATCTTCTGGTACCATCAAGTTCATAATCTGGTATTCAATTGAAGCTTTGAGTTATATTGTCTGTTCCTCATAAGAATCTTCCCACCATTGAAAATACACGAGCTGTCAATGAACTAcgtaatttttctatttttccctTAAATATAAATAAGCTGACATGGGTCATGGTTTTCAGGAGGATACTATATCAATCAATCACAACTGGTTCAATGGTTACAACATTTCTTGGGTGGTAAGAATGTTATTCATAAGTAATGTGTGTAAAAAACCTTAGTATATCTCATACGTTTGGGCTACTCTTATGATCTATTTCCTTGTCACTCGCCAGTGGGATTTGCTTTTGAGAGAATATCACGAGGCTGCTGGATACATTGAAGACCTCAAGGAATGCGATGAGTTTGAGGAGCTTTGTCACAGAAATCTCGCAGCTAATGCATGTATATTCTTCCGAAACAATACATATCTTTTATAAATGGCATAATCAATTATCGCTGTCCGGTTTATCTCAACCGATGCCTACAGCTCTACTACTACTAGGGAAGCCAATGTGTTGAGATTCCTGATTTTTTTTCGAATCCCATTGCTACTTGAGTTTATCACTGCTGAGATCAGTGATGATTGCTAGTTACAAGTATTACGTTACGAATGGGAATTGGCACGAATTCTAAAATTGCTACATACATTTTGCGCGTTTATTCTCTACTGTTTCGAGATATATGGATCTTAGTGATAATTAGTCTAATGGTGGGCAGTAATATgtgtgatatttttttttatcttatctCATAAAATGGCAAAATTTTGTTCTTGTAAGAATGGATTTTAGAGATTTTTTCATATTCTTGATTTGGTTTGCATTAGCCAATGTTGTCATGCTCTACCAAATAACAAGTTCCAAGTGATTCATCAACCTGAGTTCATCTGAAGCTTCGCGTTCTTTCCTTTTCAACCTTAAAAACATCAAATGCATTACTCTGAAGATGAAATCTGAAGCCGAATGGCAAAATTGGGGTATTGCTGCTACCGATCTTGCAGAAACTATTGAAGAACAGTCATTCATGGACTTCTGTGATTCTTTAGAAAGAACTTGTAGCATGATTTATAACCATAGTGGAATCGATTTCAGTCCATTTCGAACTCTTTTGGATCACGAGCAAACCAGTGTTCTTTACCCTCACGGTTCTCACATCCGTAATCTAGATGACCTAATTACATTTCTCGACCATGCCTTCAAACTAGTAGGAAGCGAAAGTTGATGAATATGTTCCTATAACTTCTACTCGTTGATTCTGACCATTGCTGTCGTGGAAGAGCCTCGGTTCGAGAAAAGTTCAAGATCTATCATCACTCTTCTCTCACCTTATGACGCCCATCACGGTTTATAGTAAATGCAGGTGAGAAATTTAGAAAGGCACTGCACAATATTTATTGGGAATCAGCTTCATTGGTTTGATCATCAGCTGCATCCAAACAGTGTTAAATTGTTCTAATTCATGATCCATTTTTTACTGTGGCATAGTATTTCCTAATTTGCATTATTGATATTTCTGCTTCAACATAAATATGGACCTTCTTGTATTATTGCCGTTTATTTGAAGCAATGACATAATAAGAAATTTGTGGTATAGCTCAAGAAAAGTCGATATTCGACTATTCGCTGAGATTATCTTCTACATGAAATCTGGACAAGGCTAGCTGTGGGTTGGCATGGAATATTTAGCAGATAAGAGGAAATGTAAGTAGTGAATTGTAGACAATTGGATGGTTGTCCAAATTTATGCTTGTAGTAAATATTTATCACTTCTTGCTTTTGGTTTGTACTGGAATATATGTGTTCTCAACCTCActgaaaaagattttatttttattggctGTGAAATTTATTTCTTACTGTTTTTCACTGCCTGTATTTACTGAGTGGCAGCTCAAACTGTTGGGAGAAATTCAAGTACATAAATTGACGAGTGGTTAtcatttttaatgcatttcTTTGACTATCTGTTAAAGCACATGTCCCAAGCCAAACATCTGAAGATTCTTGATTTTCTACTGCTAATGGAAATTCTTGGTCCATTTACCATTATGACACCAAAGTATTAAGTAGGTGGAATGGTTAAGATTTAGATCTCAACTCATATTTCAGTGGTATATTTGTCATAAAAAATTAGTATGATTGTTTGAACGAGTGTTCGTTTTATAGTTTATTTACATACAATGCGGAAGGAGTGAGATTGGTTCGGATTAGATATGAACTCATGCTTTCAGtggcatatttgtaatttcaattcggACTCATCTCATGATAAAAAATGGTCTCAGGACATGATCCCTAGTAGCATATGATTGTTCGAACAAGTGATTCATAGCTTATTTACATACAAACACATTCGTGTGAGCCGGGGAATGCAAGAGCGAGACGGGCCTATATTTGATTACGAACTCATATTTCTAGtggcatatttgtaatttcagTTACGACTCGTCACACGGTAAGACAATCGCGAACTTGATCAACATTGGAGAGAGAGCTCCAGCAGATGCAGTCCTTATTAATTATTGGActatttaattctattttaacCACATATAATAGCATTATATTTGATATATGATCGTTATCATGTTGACATAACTGTCAACATGATTGTGATCGTTGTTATAGAGCGCTACTAATAATGGTTGACATAATATGGTCGTGACCTCTGATACCAAGTGCTACTAATCATGGTTGACATAATGTAATCTTGACCGTTTTAACCATGGTTAAGCCATCAATTCAAACCGTCCAATCCATTTTCACTGGGGAGGcaaattaggaaaaaaaattactgAACAATAAACCAATCCAAACTGATATATTAAGACAAGACAACCCTCAATTTCAAGAAACTTGACACTGATCTTCATGGTCTTGCTTGTAATATATgccaaaatattaatttcataatcaTAATATTACCTAATCATTTCTCGAAAAAACCCAGT is part of the Salvia splendens isolate huo1 chromosome 22, SspV2, whole genome shotgun sequence genome and encodes:
- the LOC121786052 gene encoding kinetochore protein SPC25 homolog isoform X1, whose amino-acid sequence is MQSSGESIVLTQMAEGRLVCEREIPIQQRRVDTALVSYRQLFDSAKSRAQNTIQLQEKLGKLKGELREAEDALVKSLAVKTRREAKRMTIMESLSDMKARVEELKGLVKDQRERKDEYAAIISHQSEALTICKEKSGQKGGYNEQIEEAISWYKRVLGFRIECGHGVKFIFTNIRPENPNEEYSFIIRHENETYSLLKCDPYLSGTKELVNELNKSNGLFKFVRTMREKFQQAAAQGHVSKKIYNDYPGISMHSSSLDQDSSVITTSAPVASFSTDHRHESTPEKGLQSAQSNSIPRNVGKGNQVQSTNSASSVRRSSRLKVTHLQNV
- the LOC121786052 gene encoding kinetochore protein SPC25 homolog isoform X2 — translated: MQSSGESIVLTQMAEGRLVCEREIPIQQRRVDTALVSYRQLFDSAKSRAQNTIQLQEKLGKLKGELREAEDALVKSLAVKTRREAKRMTIMESLSDMKARVEELKGLVKDQRERKDEYAAIISHQSEALTICKEKSGQKGGYNEQIEEAISWYKRVLGFRIECGHGVKFIFTNIRPENPNEEYSFIIRHENETYSLLKCDPYLSGTKELVNELNKSNGLFKFVRTMREKFQQAAAQGHVSKKIYNDYPGISMHSSSLDQDSSVITTSAPVASFSTDHRHESTPEKGLQSAQSNSIPRNVGKGNQVQSTNSASSVRRSSRLK
- the LOC121787487 gene encoding 2-oxoglutarate and iron-dependent oxygenase JMJD4-like isoform X2, with translation MGLKIGGEVEKVNGKELTYAEFVEKYLDRNQPIILTGLTDDWRACRDWVSGDGKPNLRFFSDQFGSSRVQVADCATREFSDQKRLEMSVSEFIQLWISSSSSDNGAADGKPLLYLKDWHFEYPDYVAYSTPVFFLDDWLNLYLDKHHMHVDPESYQERNEVNCSDYRFVYMGAKGTWTPLHADVFRSYSWSANVCGRKQWYFLSPSQHHLVFDRYMKSSVYNIFEDVCKSKYPKFEEAVWLECTQERHEIIFWYHQVHNLEDTISINHNWFNGYNISWVWDLLLREYHEAAGYIEDLKECDEFEELCHRNLAANACIFFRNNTYLL
- the LOC121787487 gene encoding 2-oxoglutarate and iron-dependent oxygenase JMJD4-like isoform X3 yields the protein MGLKIGGEVEKVNGKELTYAEFVEKYLDRNQPIILTGLTDDWRACRDWVSGDGKPNLRFFSDQFGSSRVQVADCATREFSDQKRLEMSVSEFIQLWISSSSSDNGAADGKPLLYLKDWHFVREYPDYVAYSTPVFFLDDWLNLYLDKHHMHVDPESYQERNEVNCSDYRFVYMGAKGTWTPLHADVFRSYSWSANVCGRKQWYFLSPSQHHLVFDRYMKSSVYNIFEDVCKSKYPKFEEAVWLECTQERHEIIFWRILYQSITTGSMVTTFLGCGICF
- the LOC121787487 gene encoding 2-oxoglutarate and iron-dependent oxygenase JMJD4-like isoform X1 translates to MGLKIGGEVEKVNGKELTYAEFVEKYLDRNQPIILTGLTDDWRACRDWVSGDGKPNLRFFSDQFGSSRVQVADCATREFSDQKRLEMSVSEFIQLWISSSSSDNGAADGKPLLYLKDWHFVREYPDYVAYSTPVFFLDDWLNLYLDKHHMHVDPESYQERNEVNCSDYRFVYMGAKGTWTPLHADVFRSYSWSANVCGRKQWYFLSPSQHHLVFDRYMKSSVYNIFEDVCKSKYPKFEEAVWLECTQERHEIIFWYHQVHNLEDTISINHNWFNGYNISWVWDLLLREYHEAAGYIEDLKECDEFEELCHRNLAANACIFFRNNTYLL